From the genome of Eucalyptus grandis isolate ANBG69807.140 chromosome 2, ASM1654582v1, whole genome shotgun sequence, one region includes:
- the LOC120290774 gene encoding erlin-2-B-like, producing the protein MDPSNQNPPIATTPTDSNTSMDPSNQNPPIEPPRAPSRRSLSSLRRSLELSLCLWVGLSRYLCQLVGLSPRRSSPPPRAPPSQASSQEASPAFQGSGFRSVLFFFVAIAYLILIPSTSSIKSSLSILHQVPEGHVGVYWRGGALLNTISDPGFHLKMPFVTQYEPVQVTLQTDQVKDIPCGTNGGVMINFEKIEVVNRLHKDYVYETLLNYGVQYNHMWIYDKIHHEINKFCSSHSLQQVYIDVFDQIDEKMKDALQCDCTRYAPGIEIISVHVTKPTIPDSIRRTFELLEEEHIKVLIAIEKQKIADKEADTMKRMAISEAEKFASVSEILMGQKEMKKDSARRQQDIENQIYTWLGRRVWQMLKESQICTQLMEGVWQMLISIFH; encoded by the exons ATGGATCCGTCGAATCAAAACCCGCCGATCGCGACGACGCCCACTGACTCAAACACCAGCATGGACCCGTCGAATCAAAACCCGCCGATCGAGCCTCCGCGGGCGCCGTCGCGGCGGTCGCTGTCGTCGCTGCGGCGGTCGCTGGAGCTGTCGCTGTGTCTGTGGGTGGGGCTGTCGCGGTATCTGTGTCAGTTGGTCGGGCTGTCGCCGCGTCGGTCGTCGCCTCCGCCGCGGGCGCCGCCGTCGCAGGCGTCGTCGCAGGAGGCGTCTCCGGCCTTTCAAGGCTCTGGCTTTCGctccgtcctcttcttctttgtcgCCATCGCCTACTTG ATCCTTATTCCATCAACTTCATCCATCAAAAGCAGCTTAAGTATTCTTCACCAAGTGCCAGAAGGCCATGTTGGTGTATATTGGAGAGGTGGTGCGCTACTTAACACAATTTCGGATCCAG GCTTTCATCTGAAGATGCCCTTTGTGACTCAGTATGAGCCTGTTCAAGTGACCCTCCAGACAGATCAG GTGAAGGATATTCCATGTGGTACTAATGGAGGTgttatgataaattttgagaaaatagag GTTGTTAATCGCCTCCACAAGGATTATGTGTATGAGACACTGCTCAATTATGGAGTGCAATACAACCACATGTGGATTTATGACAAGATCCACCATGAAATCAATAAGTTCTGCAGTTCTCATTCCTTGCAGCAAGTGTACATTGATGTGTTTGATCAG ATTGATGAAAAGATGAAAGACGCTCTTCAATGTGATTGCACAAGATATGCTCCAGGCATTGAAATAATTAGCGTTCATGTAACTAAGCCTACTATTCCAGATAGTATAAGGCGCACCTTTGAGCTGCTGGAAGAAGAGCACATAAAG GTCTTAATTGCTATTGAGAAACAGAAGATTGCTGACAAAGAAGCGGATACAATGAAGAGGATGGCTATAAGTGAAGCTGAAAAGTTTGCCAGTGTTAGCGAGATACTCATGGGACAAAAGGAGATGAAGAAAGACAGTGCCAGAAGGCAGCAGGATATAGAGAACCAAATATATACCTGGCTCGGGAGAAGAGTCTGGCAGATGCTGAAAGAGAGCCAAATATGTACCCAACTCATGGAAGGAGTCTGGCAGATGCTGATTTCTATCT TCCATTGA
- the LOC104435592 gene encoding 60S ribosomal protein L39-1-like, with product MWTSYLLKRPIPHWIRMRTDNTIRYNAKRRHWRRTKLGFLGGLDVIRACFLFLL from the exons ATGTGGACTTCCTAC CTGCTCAAAAGGCCCATTCCTCATTGGATCCGCATGAGGACCGACAACACCATCAG GTACAACGCCAAGCGCAGGCACTGGCGCCGCACCAAGTTAGGATTTTTAGGCGGATTAGACGTAATTCGAgcctgttttttgtttttattatga